From the genome of Cognaticolwellia beringensis, one region includes:
- a CDS encoding PqiC family protein, with the protein MKPILIASIVSIILLTACSANTPQKTQYYLLNSPTSTSTAPIHNKNNQNIAITLIELPDYLKQPSLVLQLSSHQLHYSHFHMWAEPLQSSFLEALSQDLNDINSRVNYISTEASNHETSTDVVFVKVSAFHATHQSQAILTGTFWLQDKDFKGEIAEHNFNLTVALNQDGYEHAVEQMRKSVGQLAKKIANTLAVE; encoded by the coding sequence ATGAAACCGATATTAATAGCCTCTATTGTGTCAATTATACTGCTCACTGCTTGTAGTGCTAATACTCCACAAAAAACACAATATTATTTACTTAATAGTCCAACGAGCACTAGCACTGCCCCTATTCATAATAAAAACAATCAAAACATAGCCATTACACTAATAGAACTACCTGATTATTTAAAGCAACCAAGTTTAGTTTTACAGCTTTCCAGTCATCAACTGCACTACTCGCACTTTCATATGTGGGCTGAGCCTCTACAGAGCAGTTTTCTAGAAGCTTTATCGCAAGATTTAAATGATATAAATAGTCGCGTAAATTATATTAGCACCGAAGCTTCAAACCATGAAACATCAACCGATGTCGTATTCGTTAAAGTAAGTGCATTTCATGCTACTCACCAATCTCAAGCCATACTTACCGGAACTTTTTGGCTGCAAGATAAAGACTTTAAAGGCGAAATAGCTGAGCATAACTTTAATCTAACAGTAGCGCTAAACCAAGATGGCTATGAGCACGCCGTAGAGCAGATGCGAAAAAGCGTTGGTCAATTAGCTAAAAAAATAGCAAATACCCTCGCAGTTGAGTAA
- the ybaK gene encoding Cys-tRNA(Pro) deacylase, with the protein MTPGVKQLKKLAIAYKLHQYQHDVNCKSYGLEAAEKLNVSAETVFKTLVVEVDSRYLAVAIIPVIKQLSLKKLAKVLLAKKIKMADANKVQNSTGYVLGGVSPLGQKKTLVTVLDKSAEVLNTVFVSGGKRGLEIELPPENLVLSLQAIYADISSE; encoded by the coding sequence ATGACACCTGGTGTTAAGCAATTAAAAAAATTAGCTATAGCGTATAAGCTACATCAATATCAGCATGATGTTAATTGTAAATCATACGGTCTAGAAGCAGCTGAGAAACTAAACGTCAGTGCTGAAACCGTTTTCAAAACCTTGGTTGTTGAAGTTGATAGTCGTTATTTAGCGGTTGCTATAATCCCGGTGATAAAACAACTCAGTTTAAAGAAGTTAGCCAAAGTTCTTCTCGCTAAAAAAATTAAAATGGCAGATGCAAATAAAGTACAAAACTCAACTGGCTATGTACTAGGCGGGGTTAGTCCATTAGGGCAAAAAAAAACCTTAGTAACCGTATTAGATAAAAGTGCAGAAGTGTTAAATACCGTTTTTGTTAGTGGTGGTAAGCGCGGTTTAGAAATAGAGTTACCGCCAGAAAACCTTGTACTATCGCTGCAAGCTATTTATGCTGATATAAGCAGCGAGTAA